The Eleginops maclovinus isolate JMC-PN-2008 ecotype Puerto Natales chromosome 10, JC_Emac_rtc_rv5, whole genome shotgun sequence nucleotide sequence TTCTATTGCAGCTGCAGATGCCACTAACTGAGGCATCTGTTATAGGTAGTAGATGCCACAGATGCCACTACTTCCTGCAGATGGCAGTAATTGAGCCAGGCCCTCCTGCATGCTGACCGAGATGTGTCACTTCCTCATTTTCTACACATTTGTTTGAAATTGGCATTTTAGCATATGAATACTTAAAGGTATGGCCTACATTTGTTCTATAGGTTCCCAGTGACCTTTAAGCACCAACTTCTTATCAGTTTATCCGTTGGTTCAAGTAGATGATTACCCCAGGTTTAAGGAAATTCCCTGCTGGCACAGAGATACTAATGCTCTAATGATTGATAATGTGAAGTGTGATTGTGTATCAAGCGTTCAGCTGTATGTCAAAGTCTCATCAGAGACCAAGATGTATGGTTGAAATCTCTGGAACAAGTTAGAAAGTGGGCcttaaagcaaaacaacaaaacaggtTTCAAACTACAGTTTCAAATGTAATGAATTCAAAACTTCAAGATGACAAAagatcacatcacatcacaacACTGATACAATGTCACAAGCATTTTGAAACATATCCATGTAATGCTGTCATATTATACAACTACTACTTGATTTCATtttagtatgttttttttacttattatATGGTAAGCAGGAACTTTGCACAACCCTTTTAGTGTCAGTTCTGACACACATATCTGCTTCGTCCCATCATCCACTGCTATCTTCTGGTCCAATCACAAGGGTAACCTTAGGGAAGTGCACAGTTTCGCAATTTTTAGCAAGAATTGTACACGGCAAGTATAGTTTGTGACCTCCACAATTCTTGCTACATATTTTTAATTGCATAATGTCCTGTCTCTCGTTTAGGTGGGAAAGGATACAACATAAGCGAACATGTGCTGACTCCTGTGTCAGAACCTGCAAATGACAAAGAGATCCACTTTAACAAGGCCCACACAAAGATCCAAAAGGTCATGCGGAAAACGCTCGGCTCCATGAAGAGGCGTTTCAGGTGTCTGATGCAACTTGGTTTTGCACACGAAGGCACTTTGcacaaaaagggaaacattatCAAGGCATGCTGTGTCCTTCACAACCTCGCTAAGAAGTTCTCCGTCCCTCCCCCGCCTGTAGCTGGTAAAATTGAGCCTCTGCATCCAAGCAGGTGGCGTACAATGCCAGTCGAGGTCAACCCCGAGGCCTTAAAAGCCAGGCAGGAAATCATAGATGATACCTTCTCTAGCATCTTCAGTAGCCAGGACACATCGAATAAAGACACAGAGGAGGATGCATGAGCGGGTGTGTTGTCATCAACATACATAGAGGACAAACACTGGACCCAAAACCCAGCTTTTAATGCAAACTGTTTATAGTTGGTTACTGTTTGACACTAACAGAAAATGTGatatttgttaataaaaaacattttatttcttctacAATAGAAAGTCATTCTTTTCCACCAACTTTTCAGTTTCTAAATAAATGCGATGCGAAAACATTCTTCAGTCATCATACTGTTCCctcatgataataataatgataataacaagaATACACATTAAGCTGATGAGATGAACACAATTGtataagttaaataaaagctCAAGATTACtatgaatttaatttaatataaaggCTTACATATTTACAGTTTAGCAAAATATAGAATGTAGATTTAGTTATTGCATAAAAGACTGATGATCAGCACAGTCAAGTTGTTTAGTTTAAGTTCTTTGTTGACGAAACTCTCGCAGTGCAGTGGCGTTGGCGTATATCATGTCTTCATTCTCATAGATGTTCTCTTCTGTGTTCTCATGTGGCTTCAGGCAGTCCATGATGCAATGGTGCAAGAACACATACTGAGACTGAAAATAGACAAATCAAATCTATGAGTCATGTGAGAAGCAGAACTTTGTGGTTTAAGTGTTAATTTTCACACTGGACTCAGGGTGATACTTCCTTAAAGCAGTTCAAAAGCCGTACAGTATATGTCTCTAGTAATGTAATCTTTTAGTGTTTGGACTTTGGAATTACACAGAATGtaaatatgctttttaaacacacacctaTGTGCAGTGACAGCTACATTAACACATTATTGTCACTGTGTAATTCTGGTAAACAGTTTTGATCAAATGTCTACGTTAGTACATTAAATGCAGAACTAGAAAAGACAGCTCAGGAAATTCCATGTTTGCAGAAGTTGAAAAGGTAAATCTACATGGAAAATGTAGCTTAAACATGCTATAGAACAGTGCGTGTACAGTTTCACCACCTGTGTCCAAAAATCAAAAGATTATGGCGGGTACCTAAAGAAGTCATAGCTCAGAATTAGGGTTAGTTTACCTCAGTTTGCACCATGTGTGGGCGACTCAGTCTCATCTTGTGCACAAAGGCATTGATGCCCACCGCTCTTTCTTTCTCTAGCTGCTGAAGCAGCACATCCAAGGCCATGATAGTGCCTGTCCTCCCCACTCCAGCacttaaagaaagacacacagcaAAGGTAAGCAGTGTCCATGTATGATGGTCACCATCATGTAGTCCTACATATATCTTCTCCCTGAGCAACTATTCACTTTAAACTGACATGAAAATATAGCCAGTAAGTTTTAAAagctgatattttatttaaaaaggggtATGAATAGCTATATCATATGATGTAGTAACTAAAGGGCTCCTGTCTTTAACCTTTGTCTGATTTCTGGTTCCCctgaattgttttttaaataaaactgcctAAAGAATAGCATAGGTTACTCTCCAGATGTCAAACTTGTACCTGCAGTGAACCACAGTTGGTGCTCCAGCACCATCGCTGTCTATGTGCCGTCTCATCAGTCCTCTGAACTGGATCAGCACTTCTGCACCCTGAGGGACTCCGTGGTCAGGCCAGGCAGTGAAGTGAAAATGTTTCACTGTACGCTCCTCTGAGTTGTTTGTCTGTGAAGACGATGTGGATAGAGGAACTCAAATACAGTAAATCTGTGTCTTGAAAAATTAAAGTTAAAGTCCTCAAGCATCAAAGCAAATGTGCACAAAACTAAACAAGCTTGTTTGATGAAACATGAAATAGTTATTTGTGACTGAGAAACATATCAATAAGCAGCTTATTAAGTTACATCATGAACATTTAAGAGAcgtttcatacatttttcaccCTAAATTCCCTCAATGTCCAGTTGGGCTCCTGCTGCTCAGTCCTAAGGGTTACTATCAGCCCTCCGTGAGACACAGGCTTACTGTCTGCAGGCCAGTACCGTTCACACTTAGTCtaggaaaaaaacataatggaaaAAAGGTTATTGAAGTCGTGGCAATGCGTGTCAACACTTAGCTAATTATTCACAATGGCTCACTGATAACAAGTTTTTACTTCCTCTAAAATCTGTCTTCAAAACTTTTTTCAAATACCCCTTCTGACTTACCCTTCCTCCTTCAGTGCAATTGGTTACCATAACGATGCCCCTCACTCGTTGTTCCCAGATCATCCTCCAGAAATCATTGACTGTTGTGGGCAGAGGACCCTGAGCGGCAATGTactctttgctgctgctgtaaccctaaaaagcattttttatttcatgaaatCCCAGAGAATCAGCATCAATTGCTAAACTTAGACATAATTAATGTTCATACTCagttttcattgtttattaacCATTTACTTGCATATGTAGCAATTTCACTCCAGATAACAAATGATACAAGCTTACCAAATACACCCTTTGACCGTTATTGAGTTTACTTACCGGCATGTAACTGGCGTTGATGTAGTCAGAGTTTCCATTGGAATTGGGAGTAGCTAGTTTCACCCTACACCAGTCATCTAGGcgagaaaggaaaagatggtTGAACTGCAAAAATGCACCACAACAAAATAGGCATTGCTTCGGATGAGTCAGTGGATCTGGACCATTTCATGAGTCTCTACAGCTCATGATAACCTGGTCCAGAGGACAGGCTTACATGGCTGAACATTATTGAAACGATTCCTCGGTTTGTTCTCGGGTAGAGTGGCTGCATTTTGTGTTTGGTCGGTGCCAACAGGCAGGAGGCTCTGCATGGAGGTTGGCAGATGACATGGCACGTTAAGATAAAGGTCAatagaaaacaattaaaacattaaactataaacacattttttgtacGCTCATAAACAAAAATAGGAAGAcggaagaggaagaacaaaacaaaatgtgcttttgtatGCACCTCATACTCCTGGCTGAAACCTCTGTTCTCATCCGCGCCCAATTTGTAGAAATGGTCTGGAAACTTTGCAACAGGAATAGCtctgagaaagaaaatattgGCATTATTTGAATTTATATCACGCGTTAATGATATGTAAGACCATTGACATACATTAATATCAAAGAACATTGATTTTAGTTATAAATGTGGAAACCCTATTATTCTCTGAAATTATACAACACATCATTTATTCGATCAATAGATTGACAGcctattaaataatataaacatatgaTGACATTATACTTACTTAGTCTTTTTATTGGGTTGTCTGGAACCACTAATAAACTGTTTTTTCCGGCTTTGGGACATAAGCAAAGAGGGTGTCTGATTTAGTCAAATTGAGTTCATTTCAGGAAAATAATATAACTACAGTCATTGAGGTGGCACCCACCTGATAATATCCGGTCTTTTTAGAAAAATGAAGACAACCAGACAGACCAAGACAGCAAAAATCATAATCCCAAAGAATGACCCAGCAATTACTCCTATAGATTGTGGAATAAATGCTTTGTAACATCCAGTAGATAGCACAGCAGACATTATAAGCACAGTCATTTAAACCAAGCCGCACAATAATGAGCAAAAGTGAGACAATAATGGTAAACTGTTTCATCACAAAACTCTGAAATGGTATTTTCATAGAGGGATACAGGAATTTTGACTCACCCCTTGGATCAGTAAGACACGTAAAAACTAATGGATCAGAACTTCTTACATCCCCAGACACTGAAGCTATTGACACCTCATATTTTCTGGCAGGTAGGAATCCAGAAATTTCCAGCGACCGTTCCCCATTTTCAAGAATTTCGGGAGACTTCCCGGTCACGTTCACATTCACTGAAGTCCAGACACCATCTGGTTTATTCCAGATGATAGACAAAGAATAGCCTGCTGCCACGTACTCACAGCGAGCTATTAAATTAGGAGGaactgagaaaaacaagtgGAAATATGCTTTTAAAATCAGAAACCACAACACATACCGGTCTAGCTGTTATCAAGTTCGTTGAAGGTTTTTTCATTTATGCCCATGTAAAAGTCATAATGCAAAATAACACATGGAAAGACAATTGACAGAAAATCCTCTTTAAAACCATAATGCTATTTAACTTGTTTAACTAGTGAGTTTAACTACTAACGACAAGTATCGACTAGTGTAACTGGTCATTAATGCTTTCTCAGGGTAAAgatgtgctgcttttctctgtcttACTTATTTGGTATTTACATTTCTTGGGGGATGGTTCATTGGAAATAAGAGGATTAAGTCTCCCATTTGCTggataataattaataaatgcattgttttaatacaataataaagcaGCAGCCCATATAATCCATTGTTAAAATGCTGAAAACCTGAACTTTACAATATGGATTTTAAACATGACGTTAGTACTTCACATTATTGTGGGGAACACAGGCACATATTCAATTCATGTGTTAAGACTGATTTGTACTTACTGATTGTCACAGTCTGTTTACATTGCTCAAATTGcgtgttatttttctcataggCAAGGGTCACCTCATAAGTCGCGCCAGGGTAAAGTCCAGAAAATGACACTTTGCTACCTCCAGTACTGCCATTTATGTTGGTTGATTTGTTACTGGCTAATGCACTTGAGAACAAGCCTTTAACCAGTCCTTGGATCGATGAGTTAGTTACATGCCAGGTTTCCTTTGCACAGTCTATGGCTgaaaagaatgagaaaataattgCAGACATCCAGCACATCATTCTATAACATAATCATACTTTGCAAGAACCAGGACTGTGTTCATTTGATTGCAAATACCTGTTACTGTGAAGCCTTTATAAGCAATGCTGCTAAGTCCAGAGAACATAGTAATGACTGTGAATTGATACTCTGTTCCAGGCTGGAGAGATTTGATTGGAAGGGACACATTATCCATGGAACcattttgaaggattttttCCCCGTTAATTTCAAGCAAGTATTCCCAGTCAATTTTCATTCTCTGCCACATCAGGGTTATGTTTGTCACAGAGCGTTCAGACACTTCGACATTACCCACGGGTGAGggaactgaaaacaaacaaaacatgtatcaGTTATGTTGAGGGTTAAATTACTCTCATTTTGTTTCAACACAGTCACAACTTCAACATTTCCAGGAGCTATAAGAGCAAAAGAGATGCAGAAGTGACAGCATATTACACGTCATTTTGTGTTAATATTGTTGATGGTCATCCGTGTCGTGCTTCCTGTTGTAGGCCTATATCAGGGAGGATGTTCTTACCAGTGTGAGAAGTGTAATTGACTCCAGtgcttttgacattttcaaatacaGTGACGAGATTGAAATTGTATTTAGTCCCACTTGCGAGGTCTGAGATTGCATATTTCACTTTGTCAAGTCCCTCAGATGCAGAGACATTTATCATGCTCTCATTAAATACAAGTGTATAATTGAGGATTGCATCCACTTTCTGCCACTGCAGAGTTATACTGGTCTCATTTTGTCCAACTGATTTGAACTGTTCTGTGTTACGGGGAGCTAGGACATAAGAAACACCATTAGGATTGGtcacagcatttcattttaacaaaacGGCAGGAAATCCAGGATAAAATATTGTGTTATGTGTAGTTCTTCCCCCCAGATAAATAAGTTACAtttaatgtcagtgttttatCAAGGAAAATGAAGCATATGAAGCGAGGTACACCACTATAACGGAGGaactttacattacatatcaTTGCAGAGCTTTGCCTATATCATAGAGAAACATCTCACCTGTGACTGCAGTGTAGTTGACTCCAGTGCTATTGACATTTTCAAATACGGTGAAGAGACGCAATTCATATTTAGTCCCACTTGTGAGttgtgagattgtgtgtgtcAATTGAGGTTGCTCTGATGCAGCGATTAATATCTCTGTTTCATTAAGCACTAGCGTATACTCAAAGATCTTATTCAAGTTGTTCCACTGCAGAGTTATACTGGTCTCATTTTGTCCAACTGATTTGAACTCTTCTGTGTTACGAGGAGCTATGATGTAAAGAAAGACAgtaaggaactacagcacaaaTCAATTCAATGAATGGTGTGTAGGTTTTTTCCTTCTGCATTTTATCCAGCAACAGTCAAATATATTAACAACACCCCAGTTGCAGAGTAACATTGAAGTCCACACTtttacagacagaaaacatCTTGACAGGATATCCTGTATCAAATCTTGTATTTGGTGTAGTTCTTCTCCTCAAATAGAAATAACAAGTTGCATtcaattacaatattttatcaataaaagttaaatatgtAAAGTGAGCAACACCCCCAGTTAATGAGACACTTTATATTACATAGTATAATTGCCTGTATCAGAGTTCAAAACATCTTACCTGTGACTGCAGTGAGGTCTACTCCAGTGCTTCTGACACCTTCAAACACAGTGAAGAGCTGGAAGTTGTATTTAGTTCCACTTGTGAGTCCTGGGATTGTATATTGCACAGAATCAGCTGATGCAGTGACATGAATCTCCTTTCCATTGAACTCAAGTGTGTAGTTGAGGATTGCGTCCACTTTATCCCACCGCAGAGTTATACTGGTCTCATTTTGTGTAACTGTTCTGAAACCTCCTGCACTACGGGGAGCTGGGAAGTAAAGAAATATGATGAAGGAACAATCACAAAATTACATGACAGGATACTACAAATTACAGGATATCCTTAATAAAATCTTGTATTTGGTGTAGTTATTTTcctcaaataaataacaagttGCATTACATTCCAGTATTTTatcaataaaagtcaaatgtgtAAAGTGAGAAACACCCCCAGTTAATGAGAGActttatattacatattataaTTGCCTGTATCAGAGTTCAAACATCTTACCTGTGACTGCAGTGAGGTCTACTCCAGTGCTTCTGACACCTTCAAAAACAGTGAAGAGCTGGAAGTTGTATTTAGTTCCACTTGTGAGTCCTGGGATTGTATGTTGCACTTTAGGATCAGCTGATGCAGTGACATTAATCTCCGTTCCATTGAACCCAAGTGCGTAGTTGAGGATTGAATCCACTTTATCCCACTGCAGAGTTATACTGGTCTCATTTTGTGTAACGTTTTTGAAACCTCCTGCTCTACGGGGAGCTGGGAAGTAAAGAAATATGATGAAGGAACAGTCACAAAATTACACCACAGTATAAAGACAGCATATCCTTAATAAAATCTTGTATTTGGTATAGTTATTTTcctcaaataaataacaagttGCATTCAGCTCaagtattttattaataaaagtcAAGGATGTAAAGTGAGCAACACCCCCAGTTAATGAGACACTTTATATTACATAGTATAATTGCCTGTATCAGAGTTCAAAACATCTTACCTGTGACTGCAGTGAGGTCTACTCCAGTGCTTCTGACACCTTCAAAGACAGTGAAGAGCTGGAAGTTGTATTTAGTTCCACTTGTGAGTCCTGGGATTGTATACTGCACTTCAGGATCAGCTGATGCAGTGACATGAATCTCCTTTCCATTGAACTCAAGTGTGTAGTTGAGGATTGCGTCCACTTTATCCCACCGCAGAGTTATACTGTTCTCATTTTGTGTAACTGTTCTGAAACCTCCTGCTCTACGGGGAGCTGGGAAGTAAAGAAATATGATGAAGGAACAGTGACAAAATTACACCACAGGATAAAGACAGCATATCCTTAATAAAATCTTGTATTTGGTGTAGTTATTTTCCTCAATCAAATAACAAGTTGCATTCAGCTCaagtattttattaataaaagtcaaatgtgtAAAGTGAGAAACACCCCCAGTTAATGAGAGACTTGATATTACATATTATAATTGCCTGTATCAGAGTTCAAAACATTTCACCTGTGACTGCAGTGAGGTCTACTTCAGTGCTTCTGACACCTTCAAACACAGTGAAGAGCTGGAAGTTGTATTTAGTTCCACTTGTGAGTCCTGGGATTGTATGTTGCACTTCAGAATCAGCTGATGCAGTGACATGAATCTCCTTTCCATTGAACCCAAGTGTGTAGTTGAGGATTGCGTCCACTTTATCCCACCGCAGAGTTATACTGGTCTCATTTTGTGTAACTGTTCTGAAACCTCCTGCACTACGGGGAGCTGGGAAGTAAAGAAATATGATGAAGGAACAATCACAAAATTACACCACAGGATAAAGACAGAATATCCTTAATAAAATCTTGTATTTGGTGTAGTTATTTTCCTCAATCAAATAACAAGTTGCATTCAGCTCaagtattttattaataaaagtcAAGGATGTAAAGTGAGCAACACCCCCAGTTAATGAGAGActttatattacatattataaTTGCCTGTATCAGAGTTCAAACATCTTACCTGTGACTGCAGTGAGGTCTACTCCAGTGCTTCTGACACCTTCAAACACAGTGAAGAGCTGGAAGTTGTATTTAGTTCCACTTGTGAGTCCTGGGATTGTATGTTGCACAGGATCAGCTGATGCAGTGACATTAATCTCCGTTCCATTGAACCCAAGTGCGTAGTTGAGGATTGAATCCACTTTATCCCACTGCAGAGTTATACTGGTCTCATTTTGTGTAACTGTTCTGAAACGTCCTGCTCTACGGGGAGCTGGGAAGTAAAGAAATATGATGAAGGAACAATCACAAAATTACATGACAGGATACTACAAATTACAGGATATCCTTAATAAAATCTTGTATTTGGTGTAGTTATTTTcctcaaataaataacaagttGCATTACATTCCAGTATTTTatcaataaaagtcaaatgtgtAAAGTGAGAAACAACCCCCAGTTAATGAGAGActttatattacatattataaTTGCCTGTATCAGAGTTCAAACATCTTACCTGTGACTGCAGTGAGGTTTACTCCAGTGCTTCTGACACCTTCAAACACAGTGAAGAGCTGGAAGTTGTATTTAGTTCCACTTGTGAGTCCTGGGATTGTATATTGCACAGGATCAGCTGATGCAGTGACATGAATCTCCTTTTCATTGAACCCAAGTGCGTAGTTGTGGATTGAATCCACTTTATCCCACCGCAGAGTTATACTGGTCTCATTTTGTGTAACTGTTCTGAAACCTTCTGCATTAGGGGGAGCTGGGAAGTAAAGACAATACTTGTtaatataagtatatatattgTCCTGTTTCTAGatgttcctctgctgctgaatagaaaagtgcatgaaaatgataataacatttacataaatacagCAATTCAtcttaaatgtacatttcataaGGAATTCCTGATTCCAAATGTAAAATTGCTAACCAGTGACAGCTTCAAAACTGCATCCAGAGCTGTTGACTCCATTATACAAAGTGATGAGAGTGAAACTGTATTTTGTCGCACTCTCCAGAGAAGTAACCTGATATGTTACTGATGTCCCTTCTACAGTTGCATTGATCAATTTCTCCTTGGGATTGGTTCCGGTGTCATATTGAAGGAAGTATGTTGAGATGTTGGTATAAACCTTTTCCCACATGAGAGTAATACTGGTCTCATTTTGTGACGTCACAttcactttttgaacatttggaGGAGCTAAGAAAACAAAGAGTTGACAGATTAATTAAAGAGTGTgagggaaaaaatgacattttaattggcCTTTATATAAAACAAGCACCATAATACAACCATTCTCCCTCTGGCTGACAgagaactctctgctccatagcctctctttGTTAACTGGATCATAACATTCacactttacattttacattgatatttaatttaatattccattcattgcactattatgtatataatatattggtttatattttgtgaacttcaatagtatttatttgtctgacagtttatagattatgtATCTCCATAGTCaactgcatatacagtatatacttttTCTAATGccagttcattttatttcttatttgagatgtttatacttttgaatagtttatttcttctttttaaattctATTGATGTGCAATGCGTTGTACTGTTGTctgctgctgcaaaacaaacatttcctagtttgggattaataaagtacttcttatctaATCTTTATCGTAAAAGGAAATACAGACGTCACCAACCAGAAATAAAGGGCAGCGGCTCAAACTTACGAGTCTTTGTTGCTGCAAGGGTTGTCAATAGAGTGATTGTAGGTGTGCGTGGCGACGTTGCTGTCATCATTTTGTCTGATGCTGCTGTGGTCGTCCCAGTGACGccctaaaaacaaaaatgaatcgTTTGAAAACAGTAAGAATAGACTAACTGCAAAAAACTATAATTCCATACAGTCAAACATTTACAGAAGTGTTTCAATGAAGCTCAGCGCAAATTCTTTGAGTAAAACTGGATGTACATTCACTCACTCAGCAGCTGCATATAATCAGCTCTTAATGGGCGTTCTCTTTAACCAATTACACTTCACCTTAATCTCCAGCAGACAATCATTGTGCTGCAGTCAAGCTTTAAAAtcattctcctctctcctgaagtcagctgtgatttcaggtggGTTGCTGCGACCCGTCTCCACCCCATCCACCTCCAACCCATCCACCTCCATTCATCATATCCAGCGCCCAGGAAAGCTAACTCAAACACCTCATCACAACTCCTCTTCTTCCCATCTACTCATCAAATCCAAATGTTCAGCATCACCACAAGGTCTAGACCCCGGGGGGGGGTTTCGTATATGCTCAAGGCTGCATTTCCCACTTCAGATATACGATATCAGGATTGGGGTCTAATCACCAAAGACTATGACATTTCTATCACATGgcgtacagtggggcaaaaaagtatttagtcagccatcaattgtgcaagttctcccatttaaaaagatcagagatgcctgtaatttttatcataggtacacttcaactatgagagacaaaatgagaaaaaaaaaatcaagaaaatcacattgtaggatttttaatgaattaattggtaaattcctcagtaaaataagtatttggtcacctacaaacaagcaagatttctggctctcacagaactgtaacttcttctttaagaggctcctctgtcctccactcgttacctgtattaatggcacctttttgaactcgttatcagtataaaagacacctgtccacaacctcaaacagtcatactccaaactccactatggccaagaccaaagagctgtcaaatgagaccagagacaaaattgtagacctgcaccaggctgggaaaactgaatctgcaataggtaagcagcttggtgtgaagaaatcaactgtgggagcaattattagtaaaatggaagacatacaagaccactgctaatctccctcgatctggggctccacgcaagatctcaccccgtggggtcaaaatgatcacaagaacggtgagcaaaaatcccagaaccacacggggggacctagtgaatgacctgcagagagctgggaccaaagtaacagaggctaccatcagtaacacactacgccgccagggacttaaatcctgcagttccagacgtgtccccctggtaagccagtacatgtccaggcccgtctgaagtttgctagagggcatttggatgatccagaagaggattaggagaatgtcatatggtcagatgaaaccaaaatagaactttttggtaaaaactgaactcgtcgtgtttggaggagaaagaatgcagagttgcatccaaagaacaccatacctactgtgaacatgggggtggaaacatcatgctttggagctgtttttctgcaaagggaccaggacgactgatccgtgtaaaggaaagaatgaatgaggCCATGTAttgtgagattttgagtgaaaacctccttccatcagcaagggcactgaagatgaagcgtggctgggtctttcagcatgacaatgatcccaaacacaccgccagggcaacgaaggagtggcttcgtaagaagcatttcaaggtcctggagtggcctagccagtctccagatctcaaccccatagaaaatctttggagggagttgaaaatccgtgttgcccagcgacagccccaaaacatcactgctttagaggagatctgcatggaggaatgggccaaaataccagcaacagtgtgtgaaaaccttgtgaagacttacagaaaacgtttgacctctgtcattgccaacaaagggtatataacaaagtattgagatgaacttttgttattgaccaaatacttattttccacaataatttgaaaataaattcattaaaaatcctacaatttgattttctgttatattttttctcattttgtctctcatagttgaggtatacctatgatacaaattacaggcctctctcatctttttaaatgggagaacttgcacaattggtggctgactaaatacttttttgccccactgtatgtgtcaATAAATCTT carries:
- the LOC134871383 gene encoding receptor-type tyrosine-protein phosphatase H-like isoform X5, whose translation is MKPLSFKIIDDFFLLCVFLSLLWGVTGTTTAASDKMMTATSPRTPTITLLTTLAATKTPPPNAEGFRTVTQNETSITLRWDKVDSIHNYALGFNEKEIHVTASADPVQYTIPGLTSGTKYNFQLFTVFEGVRSTGVNLTAVTAPRRAGRFRTVTQNETSITLQWDKVDSILNYALGFNGTEINVTASADPVQHTIPGLTSGTKYNFQLFTVFEGVRSTGVDLTAVTAPRSAGGFRTVTQNETSITLRWDKVDAILNYTLGFNGKEIHVTASADSEVQHTIPGLTSGTKYNFQLFTVFEGVRSTEVDLTAVTAPRRAGGFRTVTQNENSITLRWDKVDAILNYTLEFNGKEIHVTASADPEVQYTIPGLTSGTKYNFQLFTVFEGVRSTGVDLTAVTAPRRAGGFKNVTQNETSITLQWDKVDSILNYALGFNGTEINVTASADPKVQHTIPGLTSGTKYNFQLFTVFEGVRSTGVDLTAVTAPRSAGGFRTVTQNETSITLRWDKVDAILNYTLEFNGKEIHVTASADSVQYTIPGLTSGTKYNFQLFTVFEGVRSTGVDLTAVTAPRNTEEFKSVGQNETSITLQWNNLNKIFEYTLVLNETEILIAASEQPQLTHTISQLTSGTKYELRLFTVFENVNSTGVNYTAVTAPRNTEQFKSVGQNETSITLQWQKVDAILNYTLVFNESMINVSASEGLDKVKYAISDLASGTKYNFNLVTVFENVKSTGVNYTSHTVPSPVGNVEVSERSVTNITLMWQRMKIDWEYLLEINGEKILQNGSMDNVSLPIKSLQPGTEYQFTVITMFSGLSSIAYKGFTVTAIDCAKETWHVTNSSIQGLVKGLFSSALASNKSTNINGSTGGSKVSFSGLYPGATYEVTLAYEKNNTQFEQCKQTVTIIPPNLIARCEYVAAGYSLSIIWNKPDGVWTSVNVNVTGKSPEILENGERSLEISGFLPARKYEVSIASVSGDVRSSDPLVFTCLTDPRGVIAGSFFGIMIFAVLVCLVVFIFLKRPDIISRKKQFISGSRQPNKKTKAIPVAKFPDHFYKLGADENRGFSQEYESLLPVGTDQTQNAATLPENKPRNRFNNVQPYDWCRVKLATPNSNGNSDYINASYMPGYSSSKEYIAAQGPLPTTVNDFWRMIWEQRVRGIVMVTNCTEGGRTKCERYWPADSKPVSHGGLIVTLRTEQQEPNWTLREFRVKNTNNSEERTVKHFHFTAWPDHGVPQGAEVLIQFRGLMRRHIDSDGAGAPTVVHCSAGVGRTGTIMALDVLLQQLEKERAVGINAFVHKMRLSRPHMVQTESQYVFLHHCIMDCLKPHENTEENIYENEDMIYANATALREFRQQRT